One stretch of Juglans microcarpa x Juglans regia isolate MS1-56 chromosome 3D, Jm3101_v1.0, whole genome shotgun sequence DNA includes these proteins:
- the LOC121256070 gene encoding pentatricopeptide repeat-containing protein At2g01510, mitochondrial-like, giving the protein MYVFPSAHTQFQRCYFMYQKHPLNVTQCQHSRNICNNPKVADEFPLDHRVFDEMPVSDKDTFTWNSIIQTHLASGDLDLVISTYRQMLLRGTVRPDRRTLPRVLTASRRRGDIFIGKQLHGHAFKLGFSSDHYVVSALIQMYGFLDSVDTARWLFDKSPHRNSVSWTVLARLYIMENKPGLAIDMFNQMVESGAEIDSVALATAVGACGMLQSLQQGRKLHQIARNCGFEFNMVVSNALLKMYIDCGSLKAAQEIFDQMPSKDVISWTAIINGCVKKGGFNDGLKLFQQMIMDGFKPDPFTFSSILPACARMTAHKHGREIHGYLLRNGIDLNLVVQNAVMDMYVKSGFIEYASRIFRGMKCKDVVSWTVMILGYSLHGQGQRGVHLFRMIETNSSTQTDEVTYAAVLHACRTACMVEQGKFYFSCIKASKAKTSSLMVALLARAGLFDEARVFIEEHKLERHAEVLRALLDGLRNHQQPVPGKRVIEQLCELEPLNADNYVLLSNWYANSARWDMVDKLRQTIRDMGLKPKKAYSWIEFQNKVHAFGTGDVSHPRSERIFSELQRLVKKMEDEGYQPNPDFSFHDVEEERECIQIGHSEMLAVSFGLISTQPGITIRVSKNLRVCRNCHDSAKMISKIVGREIILKDPNCFHHFREGFCSCGDFW; this is encoded by the coding sequence ATGTACGTCTTTCCGTCCGCACACACCCAGTTTCAGCGTTGTTATTTCATGTACCAGAAGCACCCACTCAACGTTACCCAATGCCAGCATTCCCGTAATATTTGTAACAACCCCAAAGTGGCCGATGAATTTCCGTTGGACCACCGGGTGTTCGATGAAATGCCTGTTTCAGACAAAGACACGTTTACTTGGAACAGTATTATCCAAACTCACCTTGCTAGTGGAGATCTCGACCTTGTTATTTCAACATACCGACAAATGCTGCTTCGGGGTACTGTTCGTCCTGACAGGCGCACTCTCCCTCGTGTCTTGACTGCTTCTCGCCGTCGTGGTGATATATTTATCGGCAAACAGCTTCATGGGCACGCTTTCAAGCTTGGGTTCTCTTCCGACCACTATGTGGTCAGTGCTTTGATCCAAATGTATGGCTTTCTTGATAGCGTTGATACTGCCAGGTGGCTTTTTGACAAGTCCCCACATAGGAATTCTGTTTCTTGGACTGTACTAGCCAGGTTGTACATCATGGAAAACAAACCTGGTTTGGCGATTGATATGTTTAATCAAATGGTTGAGTCAGGGGCTGAGATAGATTCAGTGGCATTGGCAACCGCAGTTGGTGCCTGTGGCATGTTACAATCGCTGCAACAAGGCAGGAAGCTCCACCAGATTGCTAGGAATTGTGGATTTGAGTTTAATATGGTGGTCAGCAATGCCCTCTTGAAAATGTATATCGATTGTGGAAGTCTGAAAGCTGCTCAGGAAATTTTTGATCAAATGCCATCAAAAGATGTCATTTCATGGACAGCAATTATTAATGGGTGTGTAAAGAAGGGAGGATTCAATGACGGTCTTAAGTTGTTTCAGCAGATGATTATGGATGGTTTTAAACCTGATCCTTTCACATTTTCTAGCATTCTTCCAGCCTGTGCAAGGATGACTGCACACAAGCATGGCAGAGAAATTCATGGCTACCTGCTTAGAAACGGTATTGACTTGAATCTCGTGGTCCAGAATGCTGTTATGGATATGTATGTGAAATCAGGATTCATTGAATATGCTTCAAGGATTTTCAGAGGGATGAAGTGTAAAGATGTGGTTTCATGGACTGTGATGATATTGGGATATAGTTTACATGGACAAGGGCAACGCGGAGTTCATTTGTTCCGCATGATAGAGACTAACTCGAGCACACAAACAGATGAAGTCACATATGCTGCCGTCCTCCATGCTTGTCGCACTGCATGCATGGTTGAACAAGGAAAGTTTTACTTCAGTTGCATTAAGGCTTCTAAAGCCAAAACCTCTTCTTTAATGGTTGCTCTTCTAGCTCGTGCCGGACTCTTTGATGAGGCAAGGGTCTTTATTGAGGAACATAAGCTTGAAAGGCATGCCGAAGTGCTGAGAGCACTGCTAGATGGATTGAGAAATCACCAACAACCAGTACCGGGTAAACGTGTCATCGAGCAACTCTGCGAGTTGGAACCTCTTAATGCAGACAACTATGTGTTGCTCTCTAACTGGTATGCTAACAGCGCAAGATGGGACATGGTTGATAAGTTGAGGCAAACAATAAGAGACATGGGTTTGAAGCCGAAGAAAGCTTATAGTTGGATAGAGTTCCAAAATAAAGTTCACGCCTTTGGGACGGGGGATGTATCCCACCCAAGATCAGAGAGAATATTTTCGGAATTACAGCGTTTagtaaagaaaatggaagatgaaGGATATCAACCTAATCCAGATTTTAGCTTCCATGATGTGGAGGAAGAACGGGAGTGCATTCAAATTGGGCATAGTGAAATGTTGGCAGTATCTTTTGGGCTCATCAGCACACAACCCGGTATAACAATTCGTGTAAGTAAAAACCTCCGTGTGTGTCGCAATTGCCATGATTCTGCAAAGATGATATCCAAGATAGTAGGACGAGAAATCATACTCAAGGACCCAAATTGTTTCCACCATTTTAGGGAAGGATTTTGTTCGTGTGGAGATTTTTGGtga